TTTTATATGGATATCCAGACCTATGGGAAGGATTTCCCCGACGTCTGGCCCGGGTTGGGCGGGGAGATCCGCTTTGTTCGGGAGATCCCGGGCGATTACTTCAGCCTCGAAGGGGATAGGGTGGGAGTCCTGGTCGAAACGGGGGATGCCGTCGAAGAGCTGTCGTTCGACTTGCTGGTGCTGTCCGTGGGCATGGCGCCCTCTCCGGATCAGGATCGCTTCTGCGAATGGTTGAACGCACCGGTGGGGGCTGAAGGATTTCTGCGGTCGGATCCTGACAGCGGCGTATTCGTCGCCGGTAGTGCTGCAGGCCCCATGAGTATCGTCGACAGCATCGCCCATGCGCGGGCTGCGGTGAGGGACGTGGCGGGTTTTCTGGAGGGTCGGAAATGAAGTTGGGAGAATACGATAAGACAGTCTTGGTTATAGGAGGCGGACCGACCGCATGGGAAATGAGCCGTTCCCTCGCACAGGATGGAATCCCTGTCATGGTTGCCGCGCCTGACGACGCGGAGCGGGCCGATATGCCGTCCGGGGTCGAATGGATTTTGGGGGCGCAGGTGACGGATGTCATCGGGCAGGTCGGGGATTTTGCCGTCTGGTTGAAGGCCGGGGGCAAGCGGTTCGAGCGGCGCGCGGGGGCCATCATCCTGGCCCTGGATGCAAACCGTCAGCCGGGAGTGCTGCCTGCCGGCGCGGCCTTCGGTGAACGTATCCGGGCCATGACCGAGGCCGAAGACGTGCTGTTCGGTCGACAGGGGCATCCGTCCCTTCGAAGGGTGATTGTCCTGGACCGTTTGGATGGGTTGTCGACGGCGGCATCGCACGAGCGGCTTCTGCGGTTTGCCGTCAGGGTTCAGGAAGAGTGCAACGCCACGGTTTATGTCTTGACTTCCCAGGTGAAGGTTGCTTCGATCGGTCTCGAAATCCTGTATGGTCGTTTGAGGGACGGCGGAGGGCTCGTTGTCAAGCCGGATGCCGTTCAGGTGGAGACGGGAGACGATGCGGTCAGGATTCGTTTCAGGGATACGGTTCTGGACGAAGACGTGGTTCTGGAGGCGGATATGCTGGTCGCAGCCGAAGACGAGGCCCCTTCTCCGGAGCTGGAGCGTCTTGCGGGGGTGCTGCGCATCGAGCGCGACAAGCAAGGGTTCCTGCAGGCCGACAATGTCCTGCGGCGGCCATGCCTGACCAACCGCCGGGGCGTTCTTTCAGTCGGTTCGAGCGCCGCCCCGTCGACGCAATGGGATACAGAACAAGGCGTCACGGCTGCCACGGTCGAGATCCGTGAGCTTTACCGCTGGATCGAAGAGGAGGACCATCCGGACACCATCCTATACAACCGGGATTTCTGCGCATTCTGTTTGACGTGTTTCCGGGTCTGCCCCCACGGCGCGATTCATTTTACCGACCGGCCGAATTTCCTGCCGCTTGCCTGCCAACGTTGCGGACTTTGTGCCGCCGCCTGCCCGGGCGAGGCGCTGGAACTTGTCGGCTACGAGAAGGAAACCTTTTTCAAGACGTTGAGTAGCCTCAAACCCCTTGATGTGGAGGGTTCGAAACGGATCGTCGCCATCGCCTGCACGAAATCCGCCGGCCGGGTGCTGAATGCTGCGCCAGCGGATGCGGAGATCAGAAAGGGGCTGGCTTGGGTGGAGGTCCAGTGTGCCGGGACGATTCGGACCACCTCTCTCCTGCGGCTGCTCGCCCGTCCCGGACTGGTGGATGGAGTCCTGGTTCTGGCTTGCCACAATGGGAACTGTCGATCGGGGACGGGTACGGTCGTTGCCAAGAACCTGGTGGAAAGCGTCAAGGTCCTCCTGAAGGCCATTGGCGCGGACCCGGGGCGGATCGGCTACATCTCGACTGCGGCCAATGACGAGGTCGAGTTGGCCCGGCAGATCACCGCGTTCCGCGACGGACTTCGCTGATCTGCAGCCGTGGCCGATTTTTCGGGAGTCGATGCCGGGTCGCCGAAGATTCTGGAAAGACCTGTGCCAGATAGCTTCCAATCCGGAAATGAGGATTTTTGGATAATATCAAGGAAATCAAGCGTTTTCGCCGAGGCGACCTGCAGGTCGCCGCACAAGCAAACGTGCAGATTGACGCACAGATTGGCCAAAAAGACCATTTCCGGATGGAAACTGAGTTCTACCGCAAAATCATTTCCGTATGGAGACCAGATAACGAATCGGAGGTTTCAGGGTTCGTTGGGCGAGGGTATGCTTTCGAGTGCCTGATCGAACTTACGGGCGATCAGGTACTCGAATTCTTTGCCGATGAAGTCCCTGTTTTTTTTCAAGAATGATTTGATGCTATTCCAATAGTCCACCAGATCTTCAGGGTTGTGAATCGTCAGGAGGATGTTCTCGATCTCTGTCAATTTTTCCCGTCTCAGATTGTCCTTCCTCAATTCATAGAAGTCGTTCAGCCGTTGCTTCTGCTCTTCGAGAAGGCCGATTTCCCACGAGCGGTCTGCAAGATCACGGAATATCGCGTGCATTTCACCAAAGTCGTGGCATAAGGTCATTTGCCTGTCCGCCTGATGCACCAGCATGTCCGTGATTTCTGTCAATCGCTTTTCATAAGACCTTTCGAGCTTCAACTCATAATCGTCCGTTTGAAAGGGATATCTCCTCAGCGATCTGAGGCTGTAGTGGAAGTAGTCTTTGAGTTGATCTATTTTGTCGATACTTTGCATGTAAACGATCTTTTCTTCGATATCGAGCTGGTCTCTGAAGTCGACGGAGAGGGTATTGGGGAACTCCTGCTTCCTCAAAATGAGGTCGGTCTTGCTGGTCAGCAGCCGTTCCAGTTCCTGCCTGTCGTTCCAGATCTTTTCGATCGTAATGCTGTGGAGGTAATCGTTCAAGGCTTCGTATCGTTTGTCGATTGTCCGGCTGACAGGATAAAAATTCAGGAAGAGCGGCTTTTTCTGGGCGAATGCGCGTTTGGCGACCAGGAGCACCAGTGCAAGGAGCTTGATCTGGTTGTCATAACTCAAAAAGTTGCTTACGCGTTCATACCAGAAGATGCGGATTTCGTCGTCGACGAGGTGATTGAGCAGAAAATGGCGGAGCGATTCGGGGAGCGTCTGGAGCGTGTTGTAGATTC
Above is a genomic segment from Desulfatiglans anilini DSM 4660 containing:
- a CDS encoding hydrogenase iron-sulfur subunit, whose protein sequence is MKLGEYDKTVLVIGGGPTAWEMSRSLAQDGIPVMVAAPDDAERADMPSGVEWILGAQVTDVIGQVGDFAVWLKAGGKRFERRAGAIILALDANRQPGVLPAGAAFGERIRAMTEAEDVLFGRQGHPSLRRVIVLDRLDGLSTAASHERLLRFAVRVQEECNATVYVLTSQVKVASIGLEILYGRLRDGGGLVVKPDAVQVETGDDAVRIRFRDTVLDEDVVLEADMLVAAEDEAPSPELERLAGVLRIERDKQGFLQADNVLRRPCLTNRRGVLSVGSSAAPSTQWDTEQGVTAATVEIRELYRWIEEEDHPDTILYNRDFCAFCLTCFRVCPHGAIHFTDRPNFLPLACQRCGLCAAACPGEALELVGYEKETFFKTLSSLKPLDVEGSKRIVAIACTKSAGRVLNAAPADAEIRKGLAWVEVQCAGTIRTTSLLRLLARPGLVDGVLVLACHNGNCRSGTGTVVAKNLVESVKVLLKAIGADPGRIGYISTAANDEVELARQITAFRDGLR